In the Malania oleifera isolate guangnan ecotype guangnan chromosome 1, ASM2987363v1, whole genome shotgun sequence genome, one interval contains:
- the LOC131148689 gene encoding uncharacterized protein LOC131148689 has translation MSTPRPSSYQQPSPPRPQYNRSFQKTVVKARKSIEADRQVDRQLLHSHFQSISKLEATMGQLATFFSRRYEGKLPNQSLVNPKGQYGVECESAAVPSSYFEQSQVVIIIWSGKEVNNRFGEKLKQEKGRKKMREESDDEPCDPHSLNLVADTKTPTSSNDVALPHYVFAMSFPATLHAPSKSKKETNTESIMDTFRQVKVNIPPLDAIKQVLAYAKFLKDLCIQKCKSRVHINQQVRLTKHMSSILLGHLPPKLKEPNATTISSVIGNYTIDRGLLDLGVSVNLLLYSIYKQFNFGELKPTPVTLSVTNRSVKKPQGVMEDILVKVEKFYYPIDFVVLDMESSDLTKDLIPVLLG, from the coding sequence aTGTCTACCCCTAGACCTTCATCTTATCAGCAACCATCTCCTCCTCGGCCCCAATACAATAGATCTTTTCAGAAGACAGTGGTGAAAGCCCGTAAGAGCATTGAGGCTGATCGCCAAGTTGATCGACAATTACTCCACTCTCACTTTCAGTCTATTTccaagctagaagccaccatgggCCAACTAGCTACATTTTTTAGTAGGAGATATGAGGGTAAGTTGCCAAATCAATCTCTAGTGAACCCTAAGGGCCAATATGGAGTAGAATGTGAGTCGGCTGCTGTACCTTCGTCATATTTTGAGCAATCCCAGGTTGTAATCATTATTTGGAGTGGTAAGGAGGTAAACAATAGATTTGGGGAGAAGTTAAAGCAAGAAAAGGGTAGGAAGAAGATGAGGGAAGAATCCGATGATGAACCATGTGATCCTCATTCTCTTAATCTAGTAGCTGATACCAAGACACCTACTTCCTCTAATGATGTAGCACTTCCCCATTATGTCTTTGCAATGTCATTCCCTGCAACTCTTCATGCACCCTCAAAATCTAAGAAGGAAACCAATACTGAGTCCATCATGGACACATTTAGGCAAGTCAAGGTTAATATTCCTCCCTTAGATGCTATTAAGCAAGTGCTTGCATATGCCaagttccttaaggacttgtGCATACAAAAGTGCAAGTCAAGGGTGCACATAAACCAGCAAGTTAGGTTGACTAAGCATATGAGCTCAATTCTTTTAGGTCACCTTCCTCCAAAACTTAAAGAGCCCAACGCTACCACCATCTCTTCTGTAATCGGCAATTACACCATCGATAGGGGTCTTTTAGATTTGGGAGTGAGTGTGAACCTACTTCTGTACTCAATCTACAAGCAATTCAATTTTGGAGAGCTAAAGCCCACCCCAGTCACCTTGAGTGTCACCAACCGATCAGTAAAAAAGCCCCAGGGTGTGATGGAGGACATCTTGGTCAAAGTCGAAAAGTTCTATTATCCTATTGACTTTGTTGTCTTGGATATGGAATCATCCGACCTAACCAAGGATCTGATCCCTGTCCTATTAGGATAA